From Pontibacter actiniarum, a single genomic window includes:
- a CDS encoding dicarboxylate/amino acid:cation symporter — protein MKKLALHWQILIGMALGVLWGMLASYLGLVEFTSDWVKPFGTIFINLLKLIAVPLVLVSLITGVSSLSDVSRLSRIGSKTIGIYLMTTVVAVVLGLVLVNVFEPGKAFSPEKREEFKEQFASTTVEKSSDAAAVEQQGPLQPLIDIVPSNIFGSLTTNSAMLQVIFFALLFGVALIMIPADKAQPVNDFFEGVNLVILQIVDLIMATAPYGVFALLAGLVVEFAGDDPGAAVELLLVLGYYCIVVIVGLALMIFVVYPLLVTTVGKTKYKSFFKGIFPAQMLAFSTSSSAATLPVTMECAEQNLGINKEITSFVLPLGATINMDGTSLYQAVAAVFIAQAYGIQLDIMAQLGIVMTATLASIGAAAVPGAGIVMLVIVLQQAGIPIEGIALILAPDRILDMLRTTVNVTGDATVSMMVARTEGQLHPPKETTAV, from the coding sequence ATGAAGAAACTCGCTTTACACTGGCAAATTCTGATCGGCATGGCCCTGGGCGTGCTATGGGGAATGCTGGCCAGCTACCTCGGCCTCGTTGAATTCACCTCAGACTGGGTGAAGCCCTTCGGCACCATCTTTATTAACCTGCTTAAGCTGATTGCCGTGCCGCTGGTGCTGGTGTCGCTCATTACCGGGGTCTCCAGCCTCAGCGATGTGAGCCGCCTCTCGCGCATCGGCTCCAAGACCATCGGCATTTACCTCATGACCACGGTGGTGGCCGTGGTGCTGGGCCTGGTGCTGGTGAATGTGTTTGAGCCGGGCAAGGCCTTCTCGCCGGAGAAGCGCGAGGAGTTTAAGGAGCAGTTCGCCTCCACTACGGTTGAAAAATCTTCGGACGCGGCAGCTGTGGAACAGCAAGGGCCATTGCAGCCCCTCATCGATATTGTGCCGAGCAACATTTTTGGCTCCCTTACCACCAACAGCGCCATGCTGCAGGTTATCTTCTTTGCCCTGCTCTTCGGCGTTGCCCTCATCATGATTCCCGCTGACAAGGCCCAGCCCGTCAACGACTTCTTCGAAGGCGTGAACCTGGTCATACTCCAGATCGTGGACCTGATTATGGCCACGGCCCCTTATGGCGTGTTTGCGCTGCTGGCGGGGCTGGTGGTGGAGTTTGCCGGCGACGACCCGGGCGCCGCCGTAGAGCTGCTGCTGGTGCTGGGCTACTACTGCATTGTAGTGATTGTGGGCCTGGCCTTGATGATCTTCGTGGTGTACCCGCTACTGGTGACAACGGTAGGCAAAACAAAGTATAAATCGTTTTTCAAAGGCATTTTCCCGGCGCAGATGCTGGCTTTCTCCACCTCCTCCAGCGCCGCGACGCTGCCGGTAACCATGGAGTGCGCCGAGCAGAACCTGGGCATCAACAAAGAGATCACCAGCTTCGTCCTGCCGCTGGGCGCTACCATTAACATGGACGGCACAAGCCTTTACCAGGCCGTGGCCGCTGTGTTCATCGCGCAGGCTTACGGCATTCAGCTGGACATCATGGCCCAGCTCGGCATTGTCATGACGGCGACCCTGGCCTCTATCGGGGCCGCGGCCGTGCCCGGAGCAGGCATTGTGATGCTCGTGATCGTACTGCAGCAGGCAGGCATCCCGATCGAGGGCATTGCCCTGATACTTGCCCCGGACCGGATTCTGGACATGCTGCGCACGACCGTGAACGTAACCGGCGATGCCACCGTGTCAATGATGGTGGCCCGCACCGAGGGCCAGCTGCACCCGCCTAAAGAGACAACAGCAGTATAG
- a CDS encoding ZIP family metal transporter: MIPLWLQAGLYGLLAGLALVVGAVTGCFVPIKQRVVAGIMAFGSGVLVSALSFELMGEAYERGGFDATVVGFLAGAAIYTFANWVLAKQGAKHRKRSGKQQPSESEESGSGMALAIGSLIDGIPEAMVIGISMIAGGAVSMVALIAVCLSNVPEGLSSAVGMKNAGRSKAYIFGVWGSIALILGFASLAGYTVFSGLPDDVIAATTALAAGAILAMVSDTMIPEAFEQAHNMTGLITVLGFLVAFVLSHL; encoded by the coding sequence ATGATACCACTTTGGCTACAGGCAGGGTTATACGGATTATTGGCAGGTTTAGCCTTAGTAGTGGGTGCGGTTACAGGTTGTTTTGTGCCGATAAAGCAGCGTGTAGTGGCAGGTATCATGGCTTTTGGCAGTGGTGTGCTGGTGTCGGCCTTAAGCTTTGAGTTGATGGGGGAGGCCTACGAACGCGGTGGCTTTGATGCGACCGTGGTCGGTTTTCTGGCAGGTGCGGCTATCTACACGTTTGCCAACTGGGTACTGGCAAAGCAGGGGGCCAAACACCGCAAGCGCTCAGGAAAACAGCAGCCGTCGGAGTCGGAAGAAAGCGGCAGCGGTATGGCCCTTGCCATTGGCTCTCTGATTGATGGCATACCAGAGGCTATGGTGATAGGCATTAGCATGATTGCCGGAGGCGCTGTAAGTATGGTCGCACTCATCGCGGTTTGCCTGTCTAACGTTCCGGAAGGTTTATCAAGTGCGGTGGGCATGAAGAACGCCGGCAGGTCTAAGGCTTACATCTTCGGTGTCTGGGGAAGTATAGCGCTTATACTGGGCTTTGCCTCGCTGGCGGGCTATACTGTGTTTAGTGGTTTGCCCGATGATGTTATTGCCGCTACCACCGCGTTGGCTGCCGGTGCCATACTGGCCATGGTTTCCGACACCATGATACCCGAAGCGTTTGAGCAGGCACATAACATGACGGGGCTGATCACGGTGCTGGGCTTTCTGGTAGCCTTTGTGCTAAGCCATCTGTAG
- a CDS encoding peptidylprolyl isomerase: MRTADIHTAKGVMKVEFYEKDAPKTVDNFIKLAKEGFYDGLTFHRVIPDFVIQGGCPNTREGAKGAPGTGGPGYKIDCELTGENQYHDRGVLSMAHAGRNTGGSQFFICHSRKNTAHLDRNHTVFGKVVEGEDVIDQIKANDRIEKIVVNEA; the protein is encoded by the coding sequence ATGAGAACTGCAGACATCCATACTGCCAAAGGCGTAATGAAAGTGGAGTTTTATGAGAAAGACGCTCCTAAAACCGTAGATAACTTTATAAAGCTGGCAAAAGAGGGCTTCTACGACGGCCTGACTTTCCACCGTGTCATTCCTGACTTCGTTATCCAGGGTGGTTGCCCTAACACCCGCGAGGGTGCCAAAGGCGCTCCGGGCACCGGTGGCCCCGGCTACAAAATCGACTGCGAGCTGACAGGTGAGAACCAGTACCACGACCGCGGTGTGCTGAGCATGGCGCATGCCGGCCGCAACACAGGTGGTTCGCAGTTCTTTATCTGCCACAGCCGCAAAAACACAGCCCACCTGGACCGCAACCACACCGTTTTCGGTAAAGTAGTGGAAGGCGAGGACGTGATCGACCAGATCAAAGCCAACGACCGCATCGAAAAGATTGTAGTGAACGAGGCTTAA
- a CDS encoding fasciclin domain-containing protein, which translates to MKKMKIMAYALAMCFSVALVSCGTGPDNAENELQEETKPNPGAQTDAKMTNPTTPGRQAGEGEAEGGTEEVELTATDPDIGGHEMMPTQLVVENITSNYELSTLAAALRRAELVDALNATGPYTVFAPENDAFEALPDGVLEELMQPENKARLKEILNNHVVAGRLTVSELKDGATLKTVGGEQLKVSKKGEKVMINGAEVLQPNVESENGVIHVIGKVLITKK; encoded by the coding sequence ATGAAAAAAATGAAGATAATGGCCTATGCCCTGGCGATGTGCTTTAGTGTAGCACTCGTAAGTTGCGGCACCGGGCCTGACAACGCTGAAAACGAACTACAGGAAGAAACCAAGCCAAACCCGGGGGCGCAGACAGACGCCAAAATGACGAACCCAACTACTCCTGGCCGGCAAGCCGGTGAAGGAGAGGCAGAAGGAGGAACCGAAGAGGTGGAGTTGACTGCTACGGACCCGGATATAGGTGGACATGAAATGATGCCGACCCAGCTGGTGGTGGAGAACATCACCTCCAACTATGAGCTGAGCACGCTGGCCGCTGCACTCCGCAGGGCGGAGCTGGTGGATGCCTTAAACGCGACCGGCCCTTACACCGTGTTTGCGCCAGAGAACGATGCCTTTGAGGCCTTGCCGGATGGGGTGCTGGAAGAGCTGATGCAGCCTGAGAACAAAGCCCGCCTGAAGGAGATCCTGAACAACCACGTGGTGGCCGGCAGGCTAACGGTAAGCGAGCTAAAGGACGGCGCCACCCTTAAAACGGTAGGAGGAGAGCAGCTGAAGGTATCCAAGAAGGGAGAGAAGGTGATGATTAACGGCGCCGAAGTACTGCAGCCTAACGTGGAGAGCGAGAACGGGGTGATTCATGTGATTGGCAAAGTATTGATCACGAAGAAATAG
- a CDS encoding SDR family oxidoreductase translates to MKLDNANILITGGTLGIGHATAKLLIEKGANVAITGRDEKRTHKAARDIGAMPITADVANPYDVKRTFKTFMDEYGRLDALINNAGVGTRKLVEELTVEDFQEVYSVNVFGAAMMAARAAEIFKKQKHGNIINIGSTAALNGYAGGSVYASSKAALRSMTQSWQAELRKYNVRVMLINPSEVTTAFGQQDRRERDSEPNKLRGEEIAWAIKSALQMDSRGFIPEHSVWATNPF, encoded by the coding sequence ATGAAACTTGACAACGCCAATATCCTGATCACAGGCGGCACGCTGGGCATCGGGCATGCCACGGCCAAGCTGCTCATAGAGAAGGGCGCCAACGTAGCCATTACGGGCCGCGACGAGAAACGCACCCACAAAGCCGCTCGCGACATAGGGGCCATGCCCATCACCGCCGACGTCGCCAACCCCTACGATGTAAAGCGCACCTTTAAGACCTTTATGGACGAGTACGGCCGGCTGGATGCACTCATTAACAACGCCGGCGTCGGCACGCGAAAGCTGGTCGAGGAGCTGACGGTGGAGGACTTTCAGGAGGTGTACAGCGTGAACGTGTTCGGGGCCGCCATGATGGCCGCGCGGGCAGCAGAGATCTTCAAAAAGCAAAAGCACGGCAACATCATCAACATCGGCTCCACGGCGGCGCTGAACGGCTACGCGGGCGGCTCCGTTTACGCCTCCTCCAAGGCCGCGCTGCGTAGCATGACGCAGAGTTGGCAGGCCGAGCTGCGCAAGTACAATGTGCGCGTAATGCTGATCAACCCAAGCGAGGTAACCACGGCCTTCGGGCAGCAGGACCGCCGGGAGCGCGATAGCGAGCCGAACAAACTGCGGGGCGAGGAGATTGCCTGGGCCATCAAGAGCGCGCTGCAAATGGACAGCCGCGGCTTTATACCGGAGCACTCCGTCTGGGCCACCAACCCTTTCTAA
- the rsgA gene encoding ribosome small subunit-dependent GTPase A: MKGVVVKSTGSWYLVRDEEGNLHRARLRGKFKIKGLKVSNPLAVGDRVEFEVEQTGEDTAVIFKIEDRENYIIRQSTHKTAYSHIIAANLDQALLIVTLVSPRTSFGFIDRFLVTAEAYDIPATLIFNKTDLYDEDVMDYQRQISHMYGQIGYPSLAVSAKTNEGVEEMRALLQGKTTLLSGHSGVGKSTLINLLVPDLALKTSEISDFSDKGVHTTTFAEMFEVDQDTFIIDTPGIKELGIVDIPAAQLGHYFPEMRERMNQCRFNNCTHFNEPGCAVIEAVRHNDISLSRYESYLSMLHGGDNRK, from the coding sequence ATGAAAGGAGTAGTAGTAAAATCGACGGGGTCGTGGTACCTGGTGCGCGACGAGGAAGGCAATTTGCACCGGGCTCGCCTGCGCGGTAAGTTTAAGATAAAGGGCCTGAAGGTGAGCAACCCGCTGGCCGTGGGCGACCGCGTGGAATTTGAAGTGGAGCAGACGGGCGAGGACACAGCCGTGATCTTCAAGATCGAAGACCGGGAGAACTACATTATCCGCCAGAGCACGCACAAAACCGCCTACTCCCACATTATTGCCGCCAACTTAGACCAGGCCCTGCTCATTGTAACGCTGGTGTCGCCGCGCACCTCCTTTGGCTTTATAGACCGCTTTTTGGTAACAGCGGAGGCCTATGACATACCGGCAACGCTTATCTTCAACAAAACAGACCTCTACGACGAGGACGTGATGGACTACCAGCGCCAGATCAGCCACATGTACGGGCAGATCGGCTACCCGAGCCTGGCGGTATCGGCCAAGACCAACGAGGGCGTTGAGGAAATGCGCGCGCTGCTGCAAGGCAAAACCACGCTCCTCTCCGGCCACTCCGGTGTGGGGAAGTCGACCCTCATCAACCTGCTGGTGCCGGACCTAGCGCTCAAAACCTCCGAAATCTCTGACTTCTCCGACAAAGGCGTACACACCACCACCTTTGCCGAGATGTTTGAGGTGGACCAGGACACGTTCATCATCGACACCCCCGGCATTAAAGAACTGGGCATTGTGGATATCCCGGCGGCGCAGCTGGGCCACTACTTCCCGGAGATGCGCGAGCGCATGAACCAGTGCCGCTTTAACAACTGCACCCACTTTAACGAACCGGGCTGCGCTGTGATAGAGGCTGTGCGCCACAACGATATTTCCCTGAGCCGCTACGAAAGCTACCTGAGCATGCTGCACGGCGGCGACAACCGGAAGTAA
- a CDS encoding 3-deoxy-D-manno-octulosonic acid transferase, with protein MKLLYDIGLKAYSTAIALAAPFNEKAKLMRQGREGQFEKLQQALQQNQAPLVWFHCASLGEFEQGRPVIEAFRETFPTYKVLLTFFSPSGYEVRKNYAGADYIFYLPLDSASNAKRFLDITRPKLAVFVKYEFWHYYLQELQQRSIPVLSISAIFRQEQVFFKPYGDFYRRILRRFTHIYTQNQTSLELLHRIHISNASIAGDTRFDRVLQTAASVKTIPLVEAFAAGQEVFMVGSSWPADVEALLPLIQKYKAGIKFIIAPHEVNEASISTVMQALGKGAVRFSQTSAADAARYQVLVIDNIGMLSSLYSYGTYAYIGGAFGKGLHNTLEAAVFGLPLFFGPKYDKFQEAKDLVALECAFPVQNAEELLQAFGRVHATPGLRQSITHKEKDYVQKQAGATATIMADVKQLLK; from the coding sequence TTGAAGTTACTCTACGACATCGGCCTGAAGGCTTACAGTACGGCCATTGCCCTGGCGGCCCCTTTTAACGAGAAGGCGAAGCTGATGCGGCAGGGGCGCGAGGGGCAGTTCGAAAAGCTGCAGCAGGCCCTGCAGCAGAACCAGGCGCCGCTGGTGTGGTTCCACTGTGCCTCGCTGGGCGAGTTTGAGCAGGGGCGACCGGTGATAGAGGCCTTTCGGGAGACATTCCCAACGTACAAGGTACTGCTGACCTTCTTTTCTCCTTCCGGCTACGAGGTGCGCAAAAACTACGCGGGTGCCGACTATATCTTCTACCTGCCGCTGGACAGCGCCTCCAACGCCAAGCGGTTTCTGGACATCACCAGACCGAAGCTGGCGGTGTTCGTGAAGTATGAGTTCTGGCATTATTACCTGCAGGAGCTACAGCAGCGAAGTATACCGGTGCTTTCCATCTCTGCTATTTTCCGGCAGGAGCAGGTGTTCTTTAAGCCCTACGGCGATTTTTACCGTCGCATTCTGCGCCGCTTCACCCACATCTACACCCAAAACCAAACCTCGCTGGAGCTGCTGCACCGTATACACATCAGCAACGCAAGTATAGCCGGCGACACCCGCTTCGATAGGGTGCTGCAGACGGCCGCTTCGGTGAAGACCATACCCTTGGTAGAGGCTTTTGCGGCCGGGCAGGAGGTGTTTATGGTGGGCAGCAGCTGGCCTGCGGATGTAGAAGCGCTGCTGCCGCTGATCCAGAAGTATAAAGCAGGTATAAAGTTCATCATCGCGCCGCACGAAGTAAATGAGGCAAGTATAAGCACCGTGATGCAGGCTCTGGGCAAAGGAGCCGTGCGCTTCTCCCAAACCTCTGCGGCAGACGCGGCCAGGTACCAGGTGCTGGTGATCGACAACATCGGCATGCTCTCCTCGCTCTACAGCTACGGCACCTACGCCTACATTGGCGGGGCCTTCGGCAAGGGGCTGCATAATACACTAGAAGCCGCCGTGTTTGGGCTGCCGCTGTTCTTCGGGCCGAAGTATGACAAGTTTCAGGAGGCAAAGGACCTGGTAGCGTTGGAATGTGCCTTTCCGGTGCAAAACGCGGAGGAGCTGCTGCAGGCTTTCGGGCGGGTGCACGCAACACCGGGGCTGCGGCAAAGTATAACTCACAAAGAAAAAGATTACGTACAAAAGCAGGCTGGCGCCACGGCTACCATCATGGCCGATGTGAAACAGCTGCTGAAATAG
- a CDS encoding DinB family protein, whose product MESAFKIWETSRNLYLDFLSKYTLEQLNKVPEGFSNNLIWNIGHIIVAQQALVYKSSGLPGYVPDALFELYKPGTRPTAATSQEEVAELKELLISLVAQTKADYYAGKFVTYKERMTGTGFYVASLTDAIQFNNYHEALHLGVMMNIRKFV is encoded by the coding sequence ATGGAATCAGCCTTCAAGATTTGGGAAACCAGCAGAAACTTATACCTGGACTTTCTAAGCAAGTATACTTTAGAGCAACTCAACAAGGTGCCGGAGGGGTTCAGTAACAACCTGATCTGGAACATAGGTCACATCATTGTGGCGCAGCAAGCCCTGGTGTACAAGTCTTCCGGCTTGCCGGGGTATGTGCCTGATGCGCTGTTTGAGCTGTACAAGCCGGGCACAAGACCCACTGCCGCTACCTCGCAGGAAGAGGTGGCGGAGCTAAAGGAGCTTTTGATCTCTTTGGTAGCGCAAACAAAAGCAGATTACTACGCCGGAAAGTTCGTTACCTACAAAGAACGGATGACAGGCACGGGCTTTTACGTAGCCTCGCTAACGGATGCCATACAGTTTAACAATTACCACGAAGCGCTCCATTTGGGGGTTATGATGAACATCAGGAAGTTTGTCTGA
- a CDS encoding dimethylarginine dimethylaminohydrolase family protein, giving the protein MIQQHSETDPLQKVIIGRYENYNESPAYAELVNEDQKSGLPQRNQLKEEFDSFRKVLTDAGVEVLVPDYVGRFVYDQLTPRDIGMVIGDKFLLCNMVKRSRRYESAGIFRYLHAIPDDEPNIIIPDSPTCFIEGGDILIDKGNLFVAVSQRTNPEGVAFLQEQFGNEFNIVPIEARSLAEGENVLHLDCMFNPVGERTALIYEEGFKQVPREILNNYDLIRVNKAQQRELATNILSLSQDRIISRDHPLCKPINDEIRKAGIEVTEITFDAAPATGGSFRCCSLPLRRG; this is encoded by the coding sequence ATGATTCAGCAACACAGCGAGACAGACCCGCTGCAAAAGGTAATTATCGGGAGGTACGAAAACTATAATGAGTCGCCGGCTTATGCGGAGCTGGTAAACGAGGACCAGAAAAGCGGCCTGCCCCAGCGCAACCAGCTGAAGGAGGAGTTCGACAGCTTCAGGAAAGTACTGACAGACGCAGGCGTGGAAGTGCTGGTGCCGGACTATGTGGGCCGGTTTGTGTACGACCAGCTCACCCCGCGCGATATCGGCATGGTGATCGGCGATAAGTTTCTGCTTTGCAACATGGTGAAGCGAAGCCGCCGTTACGAGAGCGCCGGCATTTTCCGGTACCTGCACGCCATCCCCGACGATGAGCCGAACATCATCATCCCCGACTCGCCCACCTGCTTTATAGAAGGAGGCGACATCCTGATCGACAAAGGGAACCTCTTTGTGGCCGTGTCGCAGCGCACAAACCCGGAAGGCGTGGCGTTTCTGCAGGAGCAGTTCGGCAATGAGTTTAACATCGTGCCCATTGAGGCCCGCTCGCTGGCAGAAGGCGAGAACGTGCTGCACCTGGACTGTATGTTTAACCCGGTGGGGGAGAGAACCGCCCTTATCTATGAGGAAGGCTTTAAGCAGGTGCCTCGTGAAATCCTGAATAACTACGACCTGATCCGGGTAAACAAGGCGCAGCAGCGGGAGCTGGCCACCAACATCCTGTCGCTTTCGCAGGACCGCATCATCAGCCGCGACCATCCGCTGTGCAAACCGATCAACGACGAGATCCGGAAGGCGGGTATAGAGGTGACGGAAATAACCTTTGATGCGGCCCCGGCCACCGGCGGCTCCTTCAGGTGCTGCAGCCTGCCCTTGCGGAGAGGCTAA
- a CDS encoding GNAT family N-acetyltransferase, with translation MALTIRPIQPADNEPLASLIRTVFREFKIDKPGTVYTDPTTDALYQLFERAASAYFVAEENGVLLGGCGVYPTEGLPEGCAELVKFYLAASARGKGVGNKLMQQSIAAARELGYKQLYLESFPELARAVSMYEKAGFRPLPNALGNSGHYACTIWMLKEL, from the coding sequence ATGGCCCTCACTATCCGCCCCATCCAACCTGCCGACAACGAGCCCCTGGCATCGCTGATTCGCACGGTTTTCAGAGAGTTTAAGATCGACAAGCCCGGCACGGTATACACAGACCCAACCACAGATGCTTTGTACCAGCTGTTCGAGCGCGCTGCCAGCGCCTATTTTGTTGCAGAAGAAAACGGTGTGCTACTAGGCGGCTGCGGCGTTTACCCTACAGAGGGCTTGCCGGAGGGCTGTGCAGAGCTGGTGAAGTTTTACCTTGCCGCCAGTGCCCGGGGCAAGGGCGTTGGCAACAAGCTGATGCAGCAAAGTATAGCGGCGGCCCGGGAGCTCGGATACAAGCAGCTGTACTTAGAGTCGTTCCCGGAACTGGCCAGGGCCGTATCTATGTATGAAAAAGCAGGCTTTAGGCCTTTGCCGAACGCACTCGGCAACTCCGGCCACTATGCCTGCACCATCTGGATGTTGAAAGAACTATGA
- a CDS encoding class I SAM-dependent methyltransferase encodes MSIQQAYNSWASQYDTNKNRTRDLEAVALRATLAGIGFESCLEVGCGTGKNTEWLVRKAQHVTGVDLSEEMLERAKKKVNSNKATFVQADITQGWSFATQPYDLVSFSLVLEHIADLEHIFRKTAAVLRHGGHVYIGELHPFKQYSGTKARFDTEQGRQEVACYTHHVSDFVQAAKQHGLKLIDLNEYFDDNDRTSIPRILTLLLQRV; translated from the coding sequence ATGAGTATACAGCAAGCCTACAACAGTTGGGCATCGCAATACGACACCAACAAGAACCGCACCCGCGATCTGGAGGCGGTAGCGCTGCGCGCCACACTGGCAGGCATAGGGTTTGAGTCTTGCCTGGAGGTTGGCTGCGGCACGGGCAAAAACACGGAGTGGCTGGTGCGAAAGGCACAGCACGTTACAGGCGTAGACCTGTCGGAGGAGATGCTGGAGCGGGCAAAGAAGAAGGTGAACTCTAACAAGGCTACGTTTGTGCAGGCCGACATCACTCAGGGTTGGAGCTTTGCCACGCAGCCTTACGACCTGGTCAGTTTTAGCCTGGTGCTGGAGCACATCGCAGACCTGGAGCATATCTTCAGAAAAACAGCCGCAGTGTTAAGGCACGGCGGGCACGTATACATTGGCGAACTGCACCCTTTTAAGCAGTACAGCGGCACCAAAGCCCGCTTCGATACGGAGCAGGGGAGGCAGGAGGTGGCGTGCTACACCCACCACGTATCTGACTTTGTGCAGGCCGCCAAGCAGCATGGCCTGAAGCTGATAGACCTAAACGAGTACTTCGACGACAACGACCGCACCAGCATACCGCGCATCCTGACGCTGCTCTTGCAGAGGGTGTAA
- a CDS encoding peroxiredoxin, whose amino-acid sequence MAVLVGKKAPSFKTMAVENGEFVEDFSLEQYLGKKHVIFYFYPMDFTFVCPTEIIAFQDRMEEFERKGVAVVGCSTDTHFSHFAWLNTPREQGGIEGVNYPLVADAAKTIAQNYDVLAGHYEYNEEGEVTFVGDPVAYRGLFLIDKEGIVRHQVVNDMPLGRSIDEALRMVDALQYFEEKGEVCPANWEEGKEGMQATKEGVSSYLSANAAH is encoded by the coding sequence ATGGCAGTATTAGTAGGTAAAAAAGCACCTTCGTTTAAAACAATGGCCGTAGAAAACGGTGAGTTTGTAGAAGACTTTTCACTGGAGCAGTACCTTGGCAAGAAGCACGTAATTTTCTACTTCTACCCAATGGACTTCACTTTTGTGTGCCCAACTGAGATCATCGCCTTCCAGGACAGAATGGAGGAGTTTGAGCGCAAAGGTGTAGCGGTAGTAGGTTGCTCTACTGACACGCACTTCTCTCACTTCGCATGGCTGAACACTCCGCGCGAGCAGGGTGGCATCGAGGGCGTTAACTACCCGCTTGTAGCTGACGCTGCAAAGACTATCGCACAGAACTACGACGTGCTGGCTGGCCACTACGAGTACAACGAAGAAGGTGAAGTTACTTTTGTAGGTGATCCGGTTGCTTACCGTGGTCTGTTCCTGATCGACAAAGAAGGTATCGTACGCCACCAGGTAGTAAACGACATGCCGCTGGGCCGCTCTATCGACGAGGCGCTGCGCATGGTGGATGCCCTGCAGTACTTCGAGGAGAAAGGCGAAGTTTGCCCTGCAAACTGGGAAGAAGGTAAAGAAGGTATGCAAGCTACAAAAGAAGGCGTATCTAGCTACCTGTCAGCTAACGCAGCTCACTAA
- a CDS encoding Fur family transcriptional regulator, which produces MQNLTRDELRQRLLTCGLKATHQRIVVFEAVTELHGHHPTAEDVYQRLKPANPSISLGTVYKTLDTFAETGLIRRVFSEEGSKRYDGNTLVHSHIYCSNTKEIVDFDDPELDQLLTEFFSRRKLSNFEVKGFSVQLSGNKVEPEKQISITRVSK; this is translated from the coding sequence ATGCAAAACCTGACCCGAGACGAATTACGACAGCGCCTGTTAACGTGCGGCCTTAAGGCCACGCACCAGCGCATTGTTGTATTCGAAGCGGTAACGGAGCTGCACGGGCACCACCCCACCGCAGAGGATGTGTACCAGCGCCTGAAGCCAGCAAACCCAAGCATCTCGCTGGGCACGGTGTACAAAACTCTGGACACTTTTGCGGAGACAGGCCTGATCCGGCGCGTGTTTTCGGAAGAGGGCAGCAAGCGCTACGATGGCAACACACTGGTGCACAGCCACATTTACTGCAGCAACACCAAGGAGATCGTTGACTTTGATGATCCGGAGCTGGACCAGCTGCTGACCGAGTTCTTCAGCCGCAGAAAGCTCAGCAACTTCGAAGTGAAGGGGTTTTCGGTGCAGCTGTCAGGAAACAAGGTGGAGCCCGAGAAACAAATAAGCATTACACGAGTTTCAAAATAG
- a CDS encoding enoyl-CoA hydratase-related protein, translating into MEFILVTPQAQPHVALIQLNRPKELNALNLQLMSELRDALKELDENDEVRAIIITGNERAFAAGADIKQMAGKTAIDMLNVDQFSTWDQIRKTKKPIVAAVSGFALGGGCELAMTCDMIVASETAQFGQPEIKIGVMPGAGGTQRLTKAIGKAKAMEMVLTGRFISADEAEKHGLINRVVPVELYLEEAFKLAGEIARMSPVAAKLAKEAVNRSFETHLDEGLHFERKNFYLCFASEDQTEGMNAFVEKRKPEFKGR; encoded by the coding sequence ATGGAATTTATACTTGTAACGCCCCAGGCGCAGCCGCACGTTGCGCTTATCCAACTCAACCGGCCCAAAGAGCTGAACGCTCTAAACCTGCAGCTGATGAGCGAGCTGCGCGACGCCCTGAAGGAGCTGGACGAGAACGACGAGGTGCGCGCCATCATCATCACCGGCAACGAGCGCGCCTTCGCCGCCGGCGCAGACATTAAGCAGATGGCCGGCAAAACGGCCATCGACATGCTGAACGTGGACCAGTTCTCCACCTGGGACCAGATTCGCAAGACTAAGAAGCCTATCGTTGCCGCAGTGTCCGGCTTCGCCCTGGGTGGCGGCTGTGAACTGGCCATGACCTGCGACATGATCGTGGCTTCGGAGACCGCCCAGTTTGGCCAGCCCGAGATTAAGATTGGCGTGATGCCCGGCGCGGGCGGCACACAGCGCCTGACCAAAGCCATCGGGAAGGCCAAAGCCATGGAAATGGTGCTGACGGGCAGGTTTATATCCGCCGACGAAGCAGAAAAGCACGGCCTGATTAACCGCGTAGTGCCGGTGGAGCTGTACTTGGAGGAGGCCTTTAAACTTGCCGGAGAGATCGCGCGCATGTCGCCGGTGGCGGCAAAGCTGGCCAAAGAGGCTGTGAACCGCTCCTTCGAAACCCACCTGGACGAGGGCCTGCACTTTGAGCGCAAGAACTTCTACCTCTGCTTCGCCTCCGAAGACCAGACCGAAGGCATGAACGCCTTTGTTGAGAAGCGCAAGCCAGAGTTTAAGGGCCGGTAG